One Streptococcus sp. DTU_2020_1001019_1_SI_AUS_MUR_006 DNA window includes the following coding sequences:
- a CDS encoding arginine repressor: MNKAEQRHQLIRALITKQKIHTQTELQELLIENGVQVTQATLSRDINLMNLSKIREGEHSYYSINTDSTSKWEKRLEVYMEEALYMMQPVQHQVVIKTYPGLAQSFGSILDALNFPEIVATICGNDVCLVICEDKEQAQSCFERLKQFAPPLFFDR, translated from the coding sequence ATGAACAAAGCCGAGCAAAGACACCAGCTCATCCGAGCCTTAATCACTAAACAAAAAATTCATACCCAAACTGAATTACAAGAACTACTGATTGAAAACGGAGTACAGGTCACACAAGCAACACTTTCAAGAGACATTAACCTGATGAATCTTTCTAAGATTCGTGAAGGTGAACACTCCTATTATTCAATCAACACTGACTCTACATCCAAGTGGGAAAAACGGCTAGAAGTCTATATGGAGGAAGCACTCTACATGATGCAACCCGTCCAACACCAGGTTGTTATCAAAACCTATCCAGGTTTGGCACAATCCTTCGGATCTATCTTGGACGCCCTAAACTTCCCTGAAATAGTGGCTACTATCTGTGGAAATGATGTCTGTTTGGTTATCTGCGAGGATAAGGAACAAGCTCAATCTTGCTTTGAACGCCTCAAACAATTTGCACCACCTCTATTTTTTGATCGGTAA
- the obgE gene encoding GTPase ObgE: MSMFLDTAKIKVKAGNGGDGMVAFRREKYVPNGGPWGGDGGRGGNVVFVVDEGLRTLMDFRYNRHFKAQSGEKGMTKGMHGRGAEDLIVRVPQGTTVRDAETGKVITDLIEHGQEFIVAHGGRGGRGNIRFATPKNPAPEISENGEPGQERELQLELKILADVGLVGFPSVGKSTLLSVITSAKPKIGAYHFTTIVPNLGMVRTQSGESFAVADLPGLIEGASQGVGLGTQFLRHIERTRVILHIIDMSASEGRDPYEDYLAINKELESYNLRLMERPQIIVANKMDMPESQENLEEFKKKLAANYDEFEDLPAIFPISGLTKQGLAPLLDATAELLDKTPEFLLYDESEMEEEVYYGFDEEEKPFEISRDDDATWVLSGEKLIKLFNMTNFDRDESVMKFARQLRGMGVDEALRARGAKDGDLVRIGKFEFEFVD, from the coding sequence ATGAGTATGTTTTTAGATACAGCCAAGATCAAGGTCAAGGCTGGAAATGGTGGCGATGGGATGGTTGCCTTTCGCCGTGAAAAATACGTCCCTAACGGTGGACCCTGGGGGGGTGATGGAGGTCGTGGTGGTAACGTTGTCTTTGTTGTAGATGAAGGTTTACGTACCCTAATGGACTTCCGTTACAATCGTCATTTCAAAGCCCAATCGGGTGAAAAAGGGATGACCAAAGGAATGCATGGTAGAGGAGCAGAGGACTTGATTGTTCGAGTGCCTCAAGGTACAACTGTACGTGATGCAGAAACTGGAAAAGTTATCACTGACTTGATTGAGCACGGCCAAGAGTTTATCGTTGCTCACGGTGGTCGAGGTGGCCGTGGAAATATCCGTTTTGCGACACCCAAAAATCCTGCGCCAGAGATCTCTGAGAATGGAGAACCTGGTCAGGAGCGCGAATTACAGTTAGAACTTAAAATTCTTGCTGATGTTGGTTTGGTTGGATTCCCTTCAGTTGGAAAATCAACTTTGCTCAGCGTAATTACCTCTGCAAAACCTAAAATTGGTGCCTATCACTTTACAACAATCGTTCCAAATCTTGGTATGGTCCGTACCCAATCAGGTGAGTCCTTTGCAGTGGCAGACCTTCCTGGTTTGATTGAAGGAGCAAGTCAAGGTGTGGGCTTGGGAACTCAATTCCTTCGCCATATTGAGCGTACTCGCGTTATCCTTCACATCATCGATATGTCAGCCAGTGAAGGTCGCGATCCTTACGAAGATTATCTAGCTATTAACAAAGAGTTGGAATCTTACAACCTTCGTCTAATGGAGCGTCCCCAAATCATTGTTGCTAATAAGATGGATATGCCAGAAAGTCAGGAAAACCTTGAAGAATTCAAGAAAAAATTGGCAGCTAACTATGATGAGTTCGAGGACTTACCAGCCATCTTCCCAATCTCAGGTTTGACTAAGCAAGGTCTTGCACCTTTACTTGATGCAACAGCCGAGCTTCTTGATAAGACACCAGAATTCCTTCTTTATGATGAGTCAGAAATGGAAGAAGAAGTTTATTATGGCTTTGACGAAGAAGAAAAACCATTTGAAATTAGTCGTGATGACGATGCAACTTGGGTACTTTCAGGTGAAAAACTCATTAAACTCTTTAACATGACTAACTTTGATCGTGATGAGTCTGTCATGAAGTTTGCTCGTCAGTTGCGCGGTATGGGAGTTGATGAAGCTCTCCGTGCCCGTGGTGCCAAGGATGGAGATCTGGTTCGTATCGGTAAGTTTGAATTTGAGTTTGTAGACTAG
- a CDS encoding Xaa-Pro dipeptidyl-peptidase codes for MRFNQFSYYPVSQQQALRELSSLGFKLDQSNSDKELFEAFVRTCFFNYKNTDYPLSTLAVDKETDLLTFFNSDRELTAEIFYTVAFQLLGFSYLTDFEDGLVFHKETAFPIVYGDLIDNLYQLLNTRTKKGNTLIDQLVSDGLIPENNDYHYFNGKSLATFSANNAIREVVYVESRVDSDNDGLPDLIKVNIIRPSYHGKIPAVMTASPYHQGTNDKASDKALYKMEVELEVKEPHEISLEKPTLDLVEPVGQAELVPEAEEKLTHINSSYTLNDYFLPRGFANIYVSGLGTKDSQGQMTNGDYRQVEAYKNVIDWLNGRCRAFTDHSRKRQVKADWSNGKVATTGLSYLGTMSNGLATTGVDGLEVIIAEAGISSWYNYYRENGLVTSPGGYPGEDFDSLDELTYSRNLLAGDYIRGNEAHKESIEELKKNLDRKTGDYNQFWHDRNYLLNAEKVKAEVVFTHGSQDWNVKPLHVYQMFNALPSHINKHLFYHNGAHVYMNNWQSIDFRESMNALLTQKLLGHETDYRLPRIVWQDNTAPQTWMTLEDFGNQTDHKTFTLGTEEAVIQNHYEDSDFERFGKTYQTFNNELYQGKVNQVTIDLPVTEELHLNGRVKLNLRLKSSTNKGLLSAQLLELGQKKYLQPYPGVLSARTIDNGRYHMLENLCELPFSPNAQRVITKGYLNLQNRHDLLKIEEVKPDEWMEFQFELQPTIYKLKEGDTVRLVLYTTDFEITVRDNTDYHLTVDLEQSNLEIPFQREVTVDEQSRAKTPAHPSLNH; via the coding sequence ATGCGTTTTAATCAATTCAGTTACTATCCTGTAAGCCAGCAACAAGCTTTACGGGAATTATCCAGCCTTGGATTCAAGCTTGACCAATCAAATTCTGATAAAGAACTGTTTGAAGCTTTTGTTAGAACTTGCTTTTTCAATTACAAAAATACGGATTATCCCCTCTCAACTTTAGCGGTTGATAAAGAAACTGATCTGCTCACTTTCTTCAACTCTGATCGTGAATTAACTGCAGAAATTTTCTATACTGTTGCCTTTCAGTTGCTTGGTTTCAGCTACTTAACGGACTTTGAAGATGGTCTTGTTTTTCACAAAGAAACGGCATTCCCAATTGTATACGGAGATTTGATTGACAATCTCTATCAACTCCTTAACACGCGCACTAAAAAGGGAAATACCTTGATCGATCAATTGGTTAGCGATGGTCTTATCCCTGAGAACAATGATTACCACTACTTCAATGGTAAGAGCTTGGCAACCTTCTCTGCAAACAATGCTATTCGGGAAGTTGTTTATGTGGAAAGTCGAGTTGATTCTGATAATGATGGACTGCCAGATCTTATCAAGGTAAACATTATTCGTCCATCTTACCACGGCAAAATTCCAGCTGTTATGACGGCAAGTCCTTACCATCAAGGAACCAATGATAAAGCAAGCGATAAAGCTCTTTACAAAATGGAAGTTGAGCTAGAAGTCAAGGAACCGCATGAAATTTCTCTAGAAAAACCAACATTAGACTTGGTTGAACCAGTTGGCCAAGCAGAACTCGTTCCAGAAGCTGAAGAAAAACTGACTCATATCAATAGCAGCTACACACTTAACGACTACTTCCTTCCAAGAGGATTTGCAAATATCTACGTATCTGGTCTTGGAACCAAGGATTCTCAAGGTCAAATGACCAACGGAGATTACCGCCAAGTTGAAGCCTATAAAAATGTTATTGATTGGCTCAATGGTCGTTGTCGTGCCTTCACAGACCACAGTCGTAAACGTCAGGTCAAGGCTGACTGGTCAAATGGAAAAGTTGCCACTACTGGTCTTTCTTATCTAGGAACAATGTCTAATGGTCTTGCAACTACAGGAGTTGATGGTTTAGAAGTCATTATTGCTGAAGCCGGTATTTCTTCTTGGTACAACTATTATCGAGAAAATGGTCTGGTAACAAGCCCTGGTGGCTATCCAGGGGAGGACTTCGATTCATTAGATGAATTAACTTATTCTCGTAATCTCTTAGCTGGTGACTATATTCGTGGAAACGAAGCTCATAAAGAGTCTATAGAAGAACTCAAGAAAAATCTAGACCGTAAAACTGGAGATTATAACCAATTCTGGCATGACAGAAACTACCTACTTAATGCTGAAAAAGTTAAGGCTGAAGTTGTCTTTACCCACGGTTCGCAAGACTGGAATGTCAAACCACTTCACGTCTATCAAATGTTTAATGCTCTTCCAAGTCATATTAATAAACACCTCTTTTATCATAACGGGGCCCATGTTTATATGAACAACTGGCAGTCTATTGATTTCCGTGAATCCATGAATGCTCTTTTGACACAGAAATTATTGGGGCATGAAACTGATTACCGACTTCCAAGAATCGTTTGGCAAGACAATACAGCTCCTCAAACATGGATGACTCTTGAAGATTTTGGAAATCAAACTGACCACAAAACTTTCACATTAGGTACTGAAGAAGCTGTCATTCAAAACCACTATGAAGACTCTGATTTTGAACGATTTGGAAAAACTTACCAAACCTTTAATAATGAACTCTATCAAGGGAAAGTCAATCAAGTTACGATTGACCTGCCAGTGACAGAAGAACTTCATCTCAATGGGCGTGTTAAACTAAACCTCCGTCTCAAATCAAGTACAAACAAAGGCTTACTATCTGCCCAACTTCTCGAACTTGGTCAAAAGAAATACCTACAACCGTATCCAGGAGTCTTGTCTGCTCGTACGATTGATAATGGTCGTTACCACATGCTGGAAAATCTTTGCGAGCTACCGTTTAGCCCAAATGCACAGCGCGTTATCACCAAAGGCTATCTCAATCTTCAAAATCGTCATGATTTACTGAAAATTGAGGAAGTTAAGCCTGATGAATGGATGGAATTTCAATTTGAACTCCAACCAACTATTTACAAACTAAAAGAAGGCGATACAGTACGTCTCGTTCTTTACACAACAGACTTTGAGATTACTGTACGTGACAATACAGACTATCACTTGACTGTCGACCTTGAACAGTCCAATCTTGAGATACCTTTTCAAAGGGAGGTAACTGTAGATGAACAAAGCCGAGCAAAGACACCAGCTCATCCGAGCCTTAATCACTAA